From Candidatus Falkowbacteria bacterium, a single genomic window includes:
- the vanZ gene encoding VanZ family protein: MRALRWVKLLHLASWSLLIAKLLTFAQPQVPQAISFAYDDKLVHALLFGGLVFFLIEAIEAWFSLRYWQLVGLALSFSISYAFLLEALQTFIPGRTVSAFDTVAGIFGSLVAIALIYWLDFSEYRRPKLLLQVCCIGCGAYVSTLLKKDYRVTLYFYNPNIYPEAEYHKRLAETRKFARQLGLKLLVGKYHHAEWLESVKGHEMEPEKGARCIICYRDRLEAAARLASQLKYRYFASTLTISPHKMAAAISQIGNELSVRYRVKFLDRDFKKQDGFKKSVELSRDLGLYRQDYCGCEFSLRDRKA, from the coding sequence ATGAGAGCTCTTCGTTGGGTAAAGCTGCTTCATTTGGCGAGTTGGAGTTTGCTGATTGCCAAGCTTCTGACATTCGCCCAGCCGCAGGTGCCGCAGGCCATAAGTTTCGCTTATGATGACAAGCTGGTGCATGCTTTGCTTTTTGGCGGCCTGGTTTTCTTCCTGATCGAAGCAATCGAGGCCTGGTTCAGCCTGCGGTATTGGCAATTGGTCGGATTGGCCCTGTCATTCAGCATATCGTATGCTTTCTTGCTGGAAGCGCTACAGACCTTCATCCCTGGGCGCACAGTTTCTGCATTCGACACGGTCGCCGGCATATTCGGGTCCTTAGTAGCTATAGCCTTGATCTATTGGTTGGATTTCAGCGAGTATCGACGGCCGAAGCTGCTGTTGCAGGTCTGCTGTATCGGCTGCGGCGCCTACGTCTCAACCCTGCTCAAAAAGGATTATCGGGTTACTCTGTATTTTTACAATCCCAATATCTATCCGGAAGCCGAGTATCATAAGCGCCTGGCTGAGACCCGCAAATTCGCCCGCCAATTGGGCCTGAAGCTTTTAGTCGGCAAGTATCACCACGCTGAGTGGCTCGAGTCGGTCAAGGGGCACGAAATGGAACCGGAAAAGGGCGCCCGATGCATCATTTGCTATCGCGATCGCTTGGAGGCTGCGGCGCGTCTGGCAAGCCAGCTCAAATACCGCTATTTCGCCTCGACCTTAACCATAAGCCCGCACAAGATGGCGGCAGCCATCAGCCAGATCGGTAACGAGCTGTCGGTGCGATATCGGGTCAAGTTCCTGGACCGTGATTTCAAGAAGCAAGACGGCTTCAAGAAATCGGTCGAATTGTCCCGTGATTTGGGCCTCTATCGTCAGGACTATTGCGGCTGCGAATTCAGTCTGAGAGACCGCAAGGCCTAA
- a CDS encoding NADP-dependent malic enzyme, with the protein MDYYQKSLALHKKKRGKIEIRSKVPLKTKDDLSVAYTPGVAEVCRAIGKDVTQSWVLTNRSNQVAVVSDGTAILGLGDLGPEAAMPVMEGKAIIFKEFAGIDAIPLCIDSTVPEEIIKFCKMIAPSFAGINLEDISAPRCFDILAQLEKELPIPVFHDDQDGTAIVTLAALINACRVTGKVMKELTVVVNGAGAAGIAITRLLLEQGVKDVILLDSSGTIYRGRTGMNGFKAEIAKATNKKKIKGGLTEALVGADVFVGVSKGNLVTQNMVSTMNGGPIIFAMANPVPEIMPEEAYAGGASIVGTGRSDLPNQVNNALVFPGLFRGLLDGKALKVTTKMKLAIAVAVAYTVKPTKTKLLPAVTDKKVVKAISNTVIKYS; encoded by the coding sequence ATGGATTACTATCAAAAATCGCTGGCGCTTCATAAGAAAAAGCGCGGCAAGATCGAAATCAGATCCAAGGTTCCGCTGAAGACTAAGGACGATCTTTCGGTCGCCTATACTCCAGGGGTAGCCGAGGTTTGTCGGGCAATCGGCAAGGACGTGACCCAGTCCTGGGTGCTGACCAACCGATCGAATCAGGTGGCGGTTGTTTCCGACGGTACCGCGATCCTCGGATTAGGCGATCTCGGCCCGGAGGCGGCGATGCCGGTGATGGAGGGTAAGGCCATCATCTTCAAGGAATTCGCCGGTATCGATGCGATTCCGTTGTGCATCGATTCGACCGTGCCAGAGGAAATAATCAAGTTCTGCAAGATGATCGCGCCGAGCTTCGCCGGCATCAATCTTGAGGACATTTCGGCGCCGCGCTGTTTCGACATCCTGGCCCAGCTCGAGAAGGAGCTGCCGATCCCGGTCTTTCACGACGACCAGGACGGCACGGCCATAGTTACGCTGGCTGCGTTGATCAACGCTTGCCGCGTCACCGGCAAGGTGATGAAGGAGCTGACAGTCGTGGTCAATGGGGCCGGTGCTGCCGGCATCGCCATAACCAGGCTGCTTTTGGAACAGGGAGTCAAGGATGTGATATTGCTCGACTCTTCTGGCACCATCTATCGCGGGCGCACCGGCATGAACGGATTCAAGGCCGAAATCGCCAAAGCCACCAACAAGAAGAAGATCAAGGGCGGGTTGACCGAGGCGCTGGTCGGCGCCGACGTCTTCGTCGGGGTTTCCAAGGGCAATCTAGTAACGCAGAATATGGTCAGCACGATGAACGGAGGCCCGATCATTTTTGCCATGGCTAACCCGGTTCCGGAAATAATGCCGGAAGAAGCTTATGCTGGCGGCGCTAGCATCGTCGGTACCGGGCGTTCGGACCTGCCGAATCAGGTCAATAATGCTTTGGTGTTTCCGGGTCTGTTCCGCGGCTTGCTTGACGGCAAAGCGCTCAAGGTCACGACCAAGATGAAGCTGGCCATCGCTGTGGCTGTCGCCTATACGGTCAAGCCGACCAAGACCAAGCTCTTACCGGCAGTAACCGACAAGAAAGTAGTCAAGGCGATCAGCAATACCGTAATAAAATATAGCTAA